A window from Mycoplasma phocoeninasale encodes these proteins:
- a CDS encoding BspA family leucine-rich repeat surface protein: protein MKNKKKLLEIFLVISTINLPLLLMSTKIDNQNNKRLINQKSFLKPLEYDSKFLVKKATYKGTKCTQIGYFTNANGEVQIEQFANNVTEVPKELPEEITSLKNAFKDCSNFNQNLSIWNVRKITDMSSMFENATLFNNGGSDLKWDSGYLKTTSKMFKNAVNFNQDISDLRAWEVIDMSSMFEGASSFNNGDKRLKISLGHVINMSKMFKDAISFDKTVTSLNAITAENMSSMFEGATSFNNGGEEFLWNCSDNIKDISSMFKNATSFNQDVSNLKISNVEDMSSMFEGATSFDNGGRELDWRITWIRSSKVKNMSKMFKNATNFDKDMSNVIVSNVEDMSSMFEGASSFNNGSKPLMWKNETSKVKNMSSMFKGATAFNQLITSIDMSNVEDMSSMFEGASSFNNRNTEMKLKNDKVLKLSAMFKNASNFNQKISDIDTKNVEDMASMFEGANNFNQDISSWNVKNVEDMSSMFRGAKKFNQDISTWNVKNVGDMSSMFEGASSFNQNISKWNVDNVKKYDNFYNNSLIAKFLENIPPKFLTKDNERSIANLELDINIGNIDTTDRDKIIEIIKEKNKNSKIRWDVLDFDISNLNDEYVEIIISDKSKKIYENEIKFKVALKKNLTKEIKVNGLGKVNAINEEEIKRVVNEANADKKIKWEQLKITINGNNITIKAVDGSADYSNTTHLSFNVVAKIDLTKEIKVNGLGKVNEVTEDEIKRIVNEANAGNSIKWEQLKITINGNKITIKAVDDSADYSNTSELSFEISAKQNLNTIIKINETLKVEELTISEVQKLIKAKYPQIDINQLEFTITDQQNGHILVKAKNDSKDYIGEVNFNVAAKIDLTKEIKVNGLGKVNEVTEDEIKRIVNEANAGKSIKWEQLKITINGNKITIKAVDDSADYSNTSELSFEISAKQNLNTIIKINETLKVEELTISEVQKLIKAKYPQIDINQLEFTITDQQNGHILVKAKNDSKDYIGEVNFNVTAKIDLTKEIKVNGLGKVNEVTEDEIKRIVNEANAGNSIKWEQLKITINGNKITIKAVDDSADYSNTSELSFEISAKQNLNTIIKINETLKVEELTISEVQKLIKAKYPQIDINQLEFTIADQQNGHILVKAKNDSKDYIGEVNFNVTAKIDLTKEIKVNGLGKVNEVTEDEIKRIVNEANAGKSIKWEQLKITINGNKITIKAVDDSADYSNTSELSFEISAKQNLNTIIKINETLKVEELTISEVQKLIKAKYPQIDINQLEFTITDQQNGHILVKAKNDSKDYIGEVNFNVAAKIDLTKEIKVNGLGKVNEVTEDEIKRIVNEANAGNSIKWEQLKITINGNKITIKAVDDSADYSNTSELSFEISAKQNLNTIIKINETLKVEELTISEVQKLIKAKYPQIDIEQLEFTITDQQNGHILVKAKNDSKDYIGEVNFNVAAKIDLTKEIKVNGLGKVNEVTEDEIKRVVNEANAGKSIKWEQLKITINGNKITIKAVDDSADYSNTSELSFEISAKQNLNTIIKINETLKVEELTISEVQKLIKAKYPQIDIEQLEFTITDQQNGHILVKAKNDSKDYIGEVNFNVAAKIDLTKEIKVNGLGKVNEVTEDEIKRVVNEANAGKEIKWEQLKITINGNKITIKAVDDSADYSNTSELSFEISAKQNLNTIIKINETLKVEELTISEVQKLIKAKYPQIDIEQLEFTITDQQNGHILVKAKNDSKDYIGEVNFNVAAKIDLTKEIKVNGLGKVNEVTEDEIKRVVNEANAGKSIKWEQLKITINGNKITIKAVDDSADYSNTSELSFEISAKQNLNTIIKINETLKVEELTISEVQKLIKAKYPQIDIEQLEFTITDQQNGHILVKAKNDSKDYIGEVNFNVAAKIDLTKEIKVNGLGKVNEVTEDEIKRVVNEANAGKSIKWERLKITINGNKITIKAVDDSADYSNTSELSFEISAKQNLNTIIKINETLKVEELTISEVQKLIKAKYPQIDIEQLEFTITDQQNGHILVKAKNDSKDYIGEVNFNVAAKIDLTKEIKVNGLGKVNEVTEDEIKRVVNEANAGKSIKWEQLKITINGNKITIKAVDDSADYSNTSELSFEISAKQNLNTIIKINETLKVEELTISEVQKLIKAKYPQIDIEQLEFTITDQQNGHILVKAKNDSKDYIGEVNFNVAAKIDLTKEIKVNGLGKVNEVTEDEIKRVVNEANAGKEIKWEQLKITINGNNITIKAVDDSADYSNTTHLSFNVTAKIDLTKEIKVNGLGKVNEVTEDEIKRIVNEANVGKSIKWEQLKITINGNNITIKAVDGSADYSNTSELSFEISAKQNLSQIIKINNWGKVNTVDDIIRLINNKYPQIDTNQLEFTILDTENNSFLIRAKVDSKDYIGEIKITTSNKPDIITLIKDKKIKFELGEIEEKNINEKYFAEIIKKIFKDANVDNLNFKIRIDKENKKIIVDFSSDDNYSGELTFRYKLLDANKQRIRRNIITITLSILLGALIVTIPILIIILLNRKSRSKKLNNNGEKNNKKN from the coding sequence ATGAAAAATAAAAAAAAGTTACTAGAAATCTTTTTAGTAATTTCTACTATAAATTTACCACTCTTGTTAATGTCAACAAAAATTGATAATCAAAATAATAAACGCTTAATTAATCAAAAAAGTTTTTTAAAACCTCTTGAATATGATTCAAAGTTTTTGGTGAAAAAAGCAACCTATAAGGGAACAAAATGCACCCAGATTGGTTACTTCACAAATGCAAATGGTGAAGTTCAAATTGAACAATTTGCTAACAACGTTACTGAAGTTCCTAAGGAATTGCCAGAAGAAATAACTTCACTCAAAAATGCTTTTAAGGATTGTAGTAACTTTAATCAAAACCTCTCGATTTGAAATGTTCGAAAAATTACTGATATGTCATCTATGTTTGAGAACGCTACACTATTTAATAATGGTGGTTCAGATCTAAAATGAGATTCTGGATATTTGAAAACAACATCAAAAATGTTCAAAAATGCCGTTAATTTTAATCAAGATATATCAGATTTACGTGCTTGAGAGGTTATTGACATGTCGTCAATGTTTGAGGGTGCTTCATCATTTAATAATGGGGATAAACGTTTAAAAATAAGTTTGGGACATGTTATAAATATGTCAAAAATGTTCAAGGATGCAATTAGTTTTGATAAGACTGTTACTAGTCTTAACGCAATAACTGCAGAAAATATGTCATCAATGTTTGAGGGAGCCACTTCTTTTAATAATGGAGGAGAGGAATTTCTTTGAAATTGTAGTGATAATATTAAAGACATTTCATCAATGTTCAAAAATGCGACTAGTTTTAATCAGGATGTTTCTAATTTAAAGATTTCCAATGTTGAGGATATGAGTTCAATGTTTGAGGGGGCAACTTCCTTTGATAACGGAGGAAGAGAATTAGATTGAAGAATTACTTGAATAAGAAGTAGCAAAGTTAAAAATATGTCAAAAATGTTTAAAAATGCTACTAATTTTGACAAGGACATGTCAAATGTGATTGTTAGCAATGTAGAGGACATGTCATCAATGTTTGAGGGTGCTTCATCATTTAATAATGGATCCAAACCATTAATGTGAAAAAATGAAACTTCAAAAGTTAAAAATATGTCATCTATGTTCAAGGGAGCAACTGCTTTTAATCAATTAATTACATCAATAGATATGAGTAATGTTGAAGATATGAGTTCAATGTTTGAGGGTGCTTCATCATTTAACAATCGAAATACTGAAATGAAATTAAAAAATGACAAAGTCTTAAAATTGTCAGCAATGTTTAAAAATGCCTCTAACTTTAACCAAAAAATTTCTGATATTGATACTAAAAATGTTGAGGATATGGCATCGATGTTCGAAGGAGCAAATAATTTCAATCAAGACATTAGCAGTTGAAATGTTAAAAATGTTGAAGATATGAGTTCAATGTTTCGTGGAGCAAAAAAATTTAACCAAGATATTAGCACTTGAAACGTAAAGAATGTTGGAGATATGAGTTCAATGTTTGAGGGCGCTAGTTCGTTCAATCAAAATATTTCAAAATGAAATGTTGATAATGTAAAAAAATACGACAATTTTTATAATAACTCACTAATTGCAAAATTTTTAGAAAATATTCCTCCTAAATTTTTGACAAAAGATAATGAGCGTTCAATAGCTAATCTCGAACTAGATATTAATATTGGAAATATTGATACTACAGATAGAGATAAAATTATTGAAATTATAAAAGAGAAAAACAAAAATAGCAAGATAAGATGAGATGTTCTAGACTTTGATATTTCAAATTTAAATGATGAATATGTTGAAATAATAATTTCTGATAAATCAAAGAAGATTTATGAAAATGAAATAAAATTCAAAGTCGCATTAAAAAAGAATTTAACAAAAGAAATCAAAGTTAATGGCTTAGGCAAAGTTAACGCAATCAATGAAGAAGAAATCAAACGAGTTGTAAATGAAGCAAATGCTGATAAAAAAATTAAATGAGAGCAACTAAAAATTACCATCAATGGCAATAATATTACTATTAAAGCAGTTGATGGCAGTGCTGATTATTCAAATACTACTCACCTTAGCTTCAATGTTGTTGCTAAAATTGATTTAACAAAAGAAATTAAAGTTAATGGCTTAGGCAAAGTTAACGAAGTCACTGAAGATGAAATCAAACGGATTGTAAATGAAGCAAATGCTGGCAATAGCATAAAATGAGAGCAGCTAAAAATTACTATCAATGGTAATAAGATTACTATTAAAGCAGTTGACGATAGTGCTGATTATTCAAATACTAGTGAACTGAGCTTTGAAATTTCAGCTAAGCAAAATCTTAACACAATCATTAAAATTAATGAGACACTAAAAGTTGAAGAATTAACCATTAGCGAAGTTCAAAAACTAATAAAAGCGAAATATCCACAAATCGATATTAATCAACTTGAATTTACAATTACTGATCAACAAAATGGTCACATATTAGTTAAAGCTAAAAATGATAGTAAAGACTATATTGGTGAAGTTAACTTCAATGTTGCTGCTAAAATTGATTTAACAAAAGAAATTAAAGTTAATGGCTTAGGCAAAGTTAACGAAGTCACTGAAGATGAAATCAAACGGATTGTAAATGAAGCAAATGCTGGCAAGAGCATAAAATGAGAGCAGCTAAAAATTACTATCAATGGTAATAAGATTACTATTAAAGCAGTTGACGATAGTGCTGATTATTCAAATACTAGTGAACTGAGCTTTGAAATTTCAGCTAAGCAAAATCTTAACACAATCATTAAAATTAATGAGACACTAAAAGTTGAAGAATTAACCATTAGCGAAGTTCAAAAACTAATAAAAGCGAAATATCCACAAATCGATATTAATCAACTTGAATTTACAATTACTGATCAACAAAATGGTCACATATTAGTTAAAGCTAAAAATGATAGTAAAGACTATATTGGTGAAGTTAACTTCAATGTCACTGCTAAAATTGATTTAACAAAAGAAATTAAAGTTAATGGCTTAGGCAAAGTTAACGAAGTCACTGAAGATGAAATCAAACGGATTGTAAATGAAGCAAATGCTGGCAATAGCATAAAATGAGAGCAGCTAAAAATTACTATCAATGGTAATAAGATTACTATTAAAGCAGTTGACGATAGTGCTGATTATTCAAATACTAGTGAACTGAGCTTTGAAATTTCAGCTAAGCAAAATCTTAACACAATCATTAAAATTAATGAGACACTAAAAGTTGAAGAATTAACCATTAGCGAAGTTCAAAAACTAATAAAAGCGAAATATCCACAAATCGATATTAATCAACTTGAATTTACAATTGCTGATCAACAAAATGGTCACATATTAGTTAAAGCTAAAAATGATAGTAAAGACTATATTGGTGAAGTTAACTTCAATGTCACTGCTAAAATTGATTTAACAAAAGAAATTAAAGTTAATGGCTTAGGCAAAGTTAACGAAGTCACTGAAGATGAAATCAAACGGATTGTAAATGAAGCAAATGCTGGCAAGAGCATAAAATGAGAGCAGCTAAAAATTACCATCAATGGTAATAAGATTACTATTAAAGCAGTTGACGATAGTGCTGATTATTCAAATACTAGTGAACTGAGCTTTGAAATTTCAGCTAAGCAAAATCTTAACACAATCATTAAAATTAATGAGACACTAAAAGTTGAAGAATTAACCATTAGTGAAGTTCAAAAACTAATAAAAGCGAAATATCCACAAATCGATATTAATCAACTTGAATTTACAATTACTGATCAACAAAATGGTCACATATTAGTTAAAGCTAAAAATGATAGTAAAGACTATATTGGTGAAGTTAACTTCAATGTTGCTGCTAAAATTGATTTAACAAAAGAAATTAAAGTTAATGGCTTAGGCAAAGTTAACGAAGTCACTGAAGATGAAATCAAACGGATTGTAAATGAAGCAAATGCTGGCAATAGCATAAAATGAGAGCAGCTAAAAATTACTATCAATGGTAATAAGATTACTATTAAAGCAGTTGACGATAGTGCTGATTATTCAAATACTAGTGAACTGAGCTTTGAAATTTCAGCTAAGCAAAATCTTAACACAATCATTAAAATTAATGAGACACTAAAAGTTGAAGAATTAACCATTAGTGAAGTTCAAAAACTAATAAAAGCGAAATATCCACAAATCGATATTGAACAACTTGAATTTACAATTACTGATCAACAAAATGGTCACATATTAGTTAAAGCTAAAAATGATAGTAAAGACTATATTGGTGAAGTTAACTTCAATGTTGCTGCTAAAATTGATTTAACAAAAGAAATTAAAGTTAATGGCTTAGGCAAAGTTAACGAAGTCACTGAAGATGAAATCAAACGAGTTGTAAATGAAGCAAATGCTGGCAAGAGCATAAAATGAGAGCAGCTAAAAATTACCATCAATGGTAATAAGATTACTATTAAAGCAGTTGACGATAGTGCTGATTATTCAAATACTAGTGAACTGAGCTTTGAAATTTCAGCTAAGCAAAATCTTAACACAATCATTAAAATTAATGAGACACTAAAAGTTGAAGAATTAACCATTAGTGAAGTTCAAAAACTAATAAAAGCGAAATATCCACAAATCGATATTGAACAACTTGAATTTACAATTACTGATCAACAAAATGGTCACATATTAGTTAAAGCTAAAAATGATAGTAAAGACTATATTGGTGAAGTTAACTTCAATGTTGCTGCTAAAATTGATTTAACAAAAGAAATTAAAGTTAATGGCTTAGGCAAAGTTAACGAAGTCACTGAAGATGAAATCAAACGAGTTGTAAATGAAGCAAATGCTGGTAAAGAAATTAAATGAGAGCAGCTAAAAATTACTATCAATGGTAATAAGATTACTATTAAAGCAGTTGACGATAGTGCTGATTATTCAAATACTAGTGAACTGAGCTTTGAAATTTCAGCTAAGCAAAATCTTAACACAATCATTAAAATTAATGAGACACTAAAAGTTGAAGAATTAACCATTAGTGAAGTTCAAAAACTAATAAAAGCGAAATATCCACAAATCGATATTGAACAACTTGAATTTACAATTACTGATCAACAAAATGGTCACATATTAGTTAAAGCTAAAAATGATAGTAAAGACTATATTGGTGAAGTTAACTTCAATGTTGCTGCTAAAATTGATTTAACAAAAGAAATTAAAGTTAATGGCTTAGGCAAAGTTAACGAAGTCACTGAAGATGAAATCAAACGAGTTGTAAATGAAGCAAATGCTGGCAAGAGCATAAAATGAGAGCAGCTAAAAATTACCATCAATGGTAATAAGATTACTATTAAAGCAGTTGACGATAGTGCTGATTATTCAAATACTAGTGAACTGAGCTTTGAAATTTCAGCTAAGCAAAATCTTAACACAATCATTAAAATTAATGAGACACTAAAAGTTGAAGAATTAACCATTAGTGAAGTTCAAAAACTAATAAAAGCGAAATATCCACAAATCGATATTGAACAACTTGAATTTACAATTACTGATCAACAAAATGGTCACATATTAGTTAAAGCTAAAAATGATAGTAAAGACTATATTGGTGAAGTTAACTTCAATGTTGCTGCTAAAATTGATTTAACAAAAGAAATTAAAGTTAATGGCTTAGGCAAAGTTAACGAAGTCACTGAAGATGAAATCAAACGAGTTGTAAATGAAGCAAATGCTGGCAAGAGCATAAAATGAGAGCGGCTAAAAATTACCATCAATGGTAATAAGATTACTATTAAAGCAGTTGACGATAGTGCTGATTATTCAAATACTAGTGAACTGAGCTTTGAAATTTCAGCTAAGCAAAATCTTAACACAATCATTAAAATTAATGAGACACTAAAAGTTGAAGAATTAACCATTAGTGAAGTTCAAAAACTAATAAAAGCGAAATATCCACAAATCGATATTGAACAACTTGAATTTACAATTACTGATCAACAAAATGGTCACATATTAGTTAAAGCTAAAAATGATAGTAAAGACTATATTGGTGAAGTTAACTTCAATGTTGCTGCTAAAATTGATTTAACAAAAGAAATTAAAGTTAATGGCTTAGGCAAAGTTAACGAAGTCACTGAAGATGAAATCAAACGAGTTGTAAATGAAGCAAATGCTGGTAAGAGCATAAAATGAGAGCAGCTAAAAATTACTATCAATGGTAATAAGATTACTATTAAAGCAGTTGACGATAGTGCTGATTATTCAAATACTAGTGAACTGAGCTTTGAAATTTCAGCTAAGCAAAATCTTAACACAATCATTAAAATTAATGAGACACTAAAAGTTGAAGAATTAACCATTAGTGAAGTTCAAAAACTAATAAAAGCGAAATATCCACAAATCGATATTGAACAACTTGAATTTACAATTACTGATCAACAAAATGGTCACATATTAGTTAAAGCTAAAAATGATAGTAAAGACTATATTGGTGAAGTTAACTTCAATGTTGCTGCTAAAATTGATTTAACAAAAGAAATTAAAGTTAATGGCTTAGGCAAAGTTAACGAAGTCACTGAAGATGAAATCAAACGAGTTGTAAATGAAGCAAATGCTGGTAAAGAAATTAAATGAGAGCAGCTAAAAATTACCATCAATGGCAATAATATTACTATTAAAGCAGTTGACGATAGTGCTGATTATTCAAATACTACTCATCTTAGCTTCAATGTCACTGCTAAAATTGATTTAACAAAAGAAATTAAAGTTAATGGCTTAGGCAAAGTTAACGAAGTCACTGAAGATGAAATCAAACGGATTGTAAATGAAGCAAATGTTGGCAAGAGCATAAAATGAGAGCAGCTAAAAATTACCATCAATGGCAATAATATCACTATTAAAGCAGTTGACGGCAGTGCTGATTATTCAAATACTAGTGAACTGAGCTTTGAAATTTCAGCTAAGCAAAATCTTAGTCAAATTATTAAAATCAATAATTGAGGTAAAGTTAATACAGTTGACGACATTATAAGATTAATAAATAACAAATATCCTCAAATTGACACTAATCAATTAGAATTCACGATTCTAGATACCGAAAACAATAGTTTTTTAATAAGAGCTAAGGTTGATAGTAAAGACTACATAGGCGAAATTAAAATAACAACTTCCAATAAGCCAGATATTATCACCTTAATCAAGGATAAGAAAATTAAATTTGAGTTAGGTGAGATAGAAGAAAAAAATATTAATGAAAAATATTTTGCGGAGATAATTAAAAAGATTTTCAAAGATGCAAATGTAGATAATTTAAACTTTAAAATTAGAATTGATAAAGAAAATAAAAAAATTATTGTTGATTTTAGTTCTGATGATAATTATTCTGGAGAATTAACATTTAGATATAAATTACTTGATGCTAATAAACAAAGAATAAGAAGAAATATTATTACTATCACATTGTCAATACTACTTGGCGCACTAATTGTCACTATACCAATATTAATTATTATTCTATTAAATAGAAAATCAAGATCTAAAAAATTAAATAATAATGGTGAAAAAAATAACAAAAAGAATTAA